A single window of Vidua chalybeata isolate OUT-0048 chromosome 7, bVidCha1 merged haplotype, whole genome shotgun sequence DNA harbors:
- the MTX2 gene encoding metaxin-2 isoform X1: MSLVAEAFVTQLAAAEPWPENAALYQQLKEEQILLSDNASSLAVQAFLQMCNLPVRVICRANAEYMSPSGKVPFIHVGNQVVSELGPIVQFVKAKGHSLSDGLDEVQKAEMKAYMELVNNMLLTAELYLQWCDDVTVEEITHPRYGSPYPWPLNRILSYQKQWEVRRKMKAIGWAGKTLEQVLEDVDQCCHALSQRLGTQPYFFNKHPTELDALVFGHLFTILTTQLITDELSEKVKNYSNLTAFCRRIEQQYFEGHEKDSSTIAARSSKRPLLR; encoded by the exons CCGCAGAGCCTTGGCCTGAAAATGCTGCATTGTATCAGCAACTGAAGG aggaacaaattttgctttctgataATGCATCTTCCCTTGCTGTTCAG GCCTTTTTGCAAATGTGCAATCTGCCAGTCCGGGTGATTTGCAGGGCAAACGCTGAGTACATGTCCCCATCTG GCAAAGTACCCTTTATTCATGTGGGAAATCAAGTAGTATCTGAACTTGGGCCCATAGTCCAGTTTGTAAAAGCCAAG GGCCATTCTCTCAGTGATGGGTTGGATGAAGTCCAAAAAGCTGAGATGAAAGCCTACATGGAACTGGTCAATAATATGCTCTTGACAGCAGAG cTCTATCTCCAGTGGTGTGATGATGTTACAGTAGAGGAG ATTACTCACCCAAGGTATGGCTCTCCTTACCCGTGGCCTCTTAACCGCATTTTGTCCTATCAGAAGCAGTGGGAAGTCAGGCGAAAGATGAAAGCCATCGGATGGGCTGGAAAGACACTTGAACAG GTGCTTGAAGATGTAGATCAGTGCTGTCATGCTCTCTCCCAGAGATTAGGAACACAACCATATTTCTTCAATAAGCA tccAACTGAATTAGATGCTCTGGTGTTTGGACATCTATTCACAATCCTTACTACTCAACTAATCACTGATGAACTCTCTGAAAAAGTGAAGAACTACAGTAACCTCACAGCGTTTTGCCGGCGAATAGAGCAGCAGTACTTTGAGGGTCATGAGAAAGACAGCTCTACAATTGCAGCCCGATCTTCCAAGAGGCCCTTGCTGAGATAA
- the MTX2 gene encoding metaxin-2 isoform X2, giving the protein MLKSQDVQAFLQMCNLPVRVICRANAEYMSPSGKVPFIHVGNQVVSELGPIVQFVKAKGHSLSDGLDEVQKAEMKAYMELVNNMLLTAELYLQWCDDVTVEEITHPRYGSPYPWPLNRILSYQKQWEVRRKMKAIGWAGKTLEQVLEDVDQCCHALSQRLGTQPYFFNKHPTELDALVFGHLFTILTTQLITDELSEKVKNYSNLTAFCRRIEQQYFEGHEKDSSTIAARSSKRPLLR; this is encoded by the exons ATGCTTAAATCCCAAGATGTACAG GCCTTTTTGCAAATGTGCAATCTGCCAGTCCGGGTGATTTGCAGGGCAAACGCTGAGTACATGTCCCCATCTG GCAAAGTACCCTTTATTCATGTGGGAAATCAAGTAGTATCTGAACTTGGGCCCATAGTCCAGTTTGTAAAAGCCAAG GGCCATTCTCTCAGTGATGGGTTGGATGAAGTCCAAAAAGCTGAGATGAAAGCCTACATGGAACTGGTCAATAATATGCTCTTGACAGCAGAG cTCTATCTCCAGTGGTGTGATGATGTTACAGTAGAGGAG ATTACTCACCCAAGGTATGGCTCTCCTTACCCGTGGCCTCTTAACCGCATTTTGTCCTATCAGAAGCAGTGGGAAGTCAGGCGAAAGATGAAAGCCATCGGATGGGCTGGAAAGACACTTGAACAG GTGCTTGAAGATGTAGATCAGTGCTGTCATGCTCTCTCCCAGAGATTAGGAACACAACCATATTTCTTCAATAAGCA tccAACTGAATTAGATGCTCTGGTGTTTGGACATCTATTCACAATCCTTACTACTCAACTAATCACTGATGAACTCTCTGAAAAAGTGAAGAACTACAGTAACCTCACAGCGTTTTGCCGGCGAATAGAGCAGCAGTACTTTGAGGGTCATGAGAAAGACAGCTCTACAATTGCAGCCCGATCTTCCAAGAGGCCCTTGCTGAGATAA
- the MTX2 gene encoding metaxin-2 isoform X3, translated as MCNLPVRVICRANAEYMSPSGKVPFIHVGNQVVSELGPIVQFVKAKGHSLSDGLDEVQKAEMKAYMELVNNMLLTAELYLQWCDDVTVEEITHPRYGSPYPWPLNRILSYQKQWEVRRKMKAIGWAGKTLEQVLEDVDQCCHALSQRLGTQPYFFNKHPTELDALVFGHLFTILTTQLITDELSEKVKNYSNLTAFCRRIEQQYFEGHEKDSSTIAARSSKRPLLR; from the exons ATGTGCAATCTGCCAGTCCGGGTGATTTGCAGGGCAAACGCTGAGTACATGTCCCCATCTG GCAAAGTACCCTTTATTCATGTGGGAAATCAAGTAGTATCTGAACTTGGGCCCATAGTCCAGTTTGTAAAAGCCAAG GGCCATTCTCTCAGTGATGGGTTGGATGAAGTCCAAAAAGCTGAGATGAAAGCCTACATGGAACTGGTCAATAATATGCTCTTGACAGCAGAG cTCTATCTCCAGTGGTGTGATGATGTTACAGTAGAGGAG ATTACTCACCCAAGGTATGGCTCTCCTTACCCGTGGCCTCTTAACCGCATTTTGTCCTATCAGAAGCAGTGGGAAGTCAGGCGAAAGATGAAAGCCATCGGATGGGCTGGAAAGACACTTGAACAG GTGCTTGAAGATGTAGATCAGTGCTGTCATGCTCTCTCCCAGAGATTAGGAACACAACCATATTTCTTCAATAAGCA tccAACTGAATTAGATGCTCTGGTGTTTGGACATCTATTCACAATCCTTACTACTCAACTAATCACTGATGAACTCTCTGAAAAAGTGAAGAACTACAGTAACCTCACAGCGTTTTGCCGGCGAATAGAGCAGCAGTACTTTGAGGGTCATGAGAAAGACAGCTCTACAATTGCAGCCCGATCTTCCAAGAGGCCCTTGCTGAGATAA